One genomic region from Ornithinimicrobium flavum encodes:
- a CDS encoding type 1 glutamine amidotransferase domain-containing protein, which translates to MTQRLTGKKVAFLLTDGFEDSELTSPWNTVVEAGGTAHLLAPAQGQVEGKNGHTQDVDRVVSAADPGEYDALVLPGGTGNADKLRMDEDAVAFARHFGSEGKPIAVICHGAWILTDADVLRGRTLTSYPSLRTDLRNAGATWVDEEVHVDGALVSSRTPDDLPAFNRELVEAFASA; encoded by the coding sequence ATGACGCAACGACTCACCGGCAAGAAGGTCGCCTTCCTCCTCACCGACGGTTTCGAGGACAGCGAGCTCACCAGCCCCTGGAACACCGTCGTCGAGGCCGGCGGCACCGCTCATCTGCTCGCGCCCGCGCAAGGTCAGGTCGAGGGGAAGAACGGCCACACCCAGGACGTGGACCGCGTGGTCTCCGCGGCGGACCCGGGGGAGTACGACGCCCTCGTCCTGCCCGGGGGCACCGGCAACGCGGACAAGCTCCGGATGGACGAGGACGCGGTGGCCTTCGCCCGCCACTTCGGAAGCGAGGGCAAGCCGATCGCGGTGATCTGCCACGGCGCCTGGATCCTCACGGATGCCGACGTCCTCCGGGGCCGCACCCTGACCTCCTACCCCTCGTTGCGGACCGACCTGCGCAACGCCGGGGCGACCTGGGTGGACGAGGAGGTGCACGTCGACGGGGCCCTCGTCTCCAGCCGCACCCCAGACGACCTGCCCGCCTTCAACCGCGAGCTGGTCGAAGCCTTCGCCTCGGCGTGA
- a CDS encoding NAD(P)H-dependent flavin oxidoreductase, which yields MTLLTDLPVPVVGAPMAGGVSTPLLVAAVSDAGGLGMLAAGYRSPEQLATDLVHTRDLTDRAFGVNLFVPALPDRERHEDAVADLRARLAPRAAALGVEPGHPVWGDTDGWEAKVQLVETFAPAVVSCTFGLPDAATVRRWQAVGCEVHATVTSPAEARDALAVGVDALVVQGQEAGGHRATHDPQAEPTPVDHLGLLELLGPQVDLPLVAAGGVTTSGDVRRALAAGAVAVQVGTALLLATEAGTSPTYRAALRDPNLTHRVTTRAFTGRVAGAVRNAWVEELEGLVPSAFPVVDQVTRPIRRAAAEAGDVHGIHVWAGSGWRAAQDRSAREIVRDLRP from the coding sequence ATGACCCTCCTGACCGACCTGCCGGTCCCCGTCGTCGGGGCGCCGATGGCCGGTGGCGTCAGCACCCCCCTGCTGGTCGCCGCGGTCAGCGACGCCGGCGGCCTGGGCATGCTGGCCGCCGGCTACCGCAGCCCCGAGCAGCTGGCCACCGACCTGGTGCACACGCGTGACCTCACGGACCGGGCCTTCGGGGTCAACCTCTTCGTCCCCGCCCTCCCGGACCGGGAGAGGCACGAGGACGCCGTCGCCGACCTGCGCGCCCGCCTAGCTCCCCGCGCCGCGGCGCTGGGGGTCGAGCCGGGGCACCCGGTCTGGGGCGACACCGACGGCTGGGAGGCGAAGGTGCAGCTCGTGGAGACCTTCGCGCCGGCGGTGGTCTCGTGCACCTTCGGCCTGCCCGACGCCGCGACGGTCCGACGGTGGCAGGCCGTCGGGTGCGAGGTCCACGCGACCGTCACCTCGCCGGCCGAGGCGCGGGACGCCCTGGCGGTCGGTGTCGACGCGCTCGTGGTGCAGGGTCAGGAGGCGGGCGGGCACCGCGCGACGCACGACCCGCAGGCGGAACCCACCCCGGTGGACCACCTCGGGCTGCTGGAGCTGCTCGGGCCGCAGGTCGACCTGCCGCTCGTCGCCGCCGGGGGCGTCACGACGTCGGGGGACGTCCGCCGGGCGCTGGCCGCCGGGGCGGTCGCGGTCCAGGTCGGGACGGCGCTCCTGCTGGCGACGGAGGCGGGGACCTCGCCGACCTACCGGGCCGCCCTGCGCGACCCCAACCTCACCCACCGGGTGACCACGCGGGCCTTCACCGGCCGGGTCGCGGGCGCGGTCCGCAACGCCTGGGTCGAGGAGCTCGAGGGCCTGGTCCCCTCCGCCTTCCCGGTCGTCGACCAGGTGACCAGGCCGATCCGTCGTGCCGCCGCCGAGGCCGGTGACGTGCACGGCATCCACGTCTGGGCCGGCTCGGGGTGGCGGGCCGCGCAGGACCGGTCCGCCCGCGAGATCGTCCGGGACCTGCGCCCGTGA
- a CDS encoding deoxyguanosinetriphosphate triphosphohydrolase: protein MPGVPDPDGTGYTAADRERWVAEDPAQKRADRHDFARDRARVLHSAALRRLAATTQVVQPTSDDFVRNRLTHSLEVAQIGREFGAALGCDADVVDTACLAHDIGHPPFGHNGEAVLDELAASIGGFEGNAQTLRVLTRLEAKRTHADGRSAGLNLTRASLDAATKYPWTRGGGPLGDGSPKFGVYDDDTDVFAWLRVGAPQGDPLRRCLEAQVMDWADDVAYCVHDVEDGIASGRVPPEALRDTEVQRVVAEVAHAWYAPDLEVELLREALAGVVGSGAVPHRHTGTRADLAALKDMTSRLIGHFVHTVELATRERYGPGVLTRYAADLVVPDRVRAQASALKAVAAHFVMLSEERRMVMDTEREVLTTLVERYRADPGLLDPVHREAWDDAAGRGDDPALLRAVVDQVASLSDARALAVLGRTAPGGPA, encoded by the coding sequence GTGCCGGGGGTTCCCGACCCGGACGGCACCGGGTACACCGCGGCGGACCGGGAGCGGTGGGTCGCCGAGGACCCGGCGCAGAAGCGGGCCGACCGCCACGACTTCGCGCGGGACCGGGCCCGGGTGCTCCACAGCGCGGCACTGCGCCGACTGGCGGCGACGACCCAGGTGGTGCAGCCGACCAGCGACGACTTCGTCCGCAACCGGTTGACGCACTCCCTGGAGGTGGCCCAGATCGGCCGCGAGTTCGGCGCCGCCCTCGGGTGTGACGCCGACGTCGTGGACACCGCCTGCCTGGCCCACGACATCGGTCATCCGCCGTTCGGGCACAACGGCGAGGCCGTGCTGGACGAGCTGGCCGCGTCGATCGGTGGCTTCGAGGGCAACGCGCAGACGCTGCGGGTGCTGACCCGCCTGGAGGCCAAGCGCACCCACGCCGACGGCCGCTCCGCCGGGCTGAACCTGACCCGCGCCAGCCTGGACGCCGCGACCAAGTACCCGTGGACCCGGGGCGGCGGCCCGCTGGGGGACGGGTCGCCGAAGTTCGGCGTCTACGACGACGACACCGACGTCTTCGCCTGGTTGAGAGTCGGGGCGCCGCAGGGTGATCCGCTCCGACGGTGTCTCGAGGCCCAGGTGATGGACTGGGCGGACGACGTCGCCTACTGCGTGCACGACGTGGAGGACGGGATCGCCTCCGGCCGCGTCCCACCGGAGGCGTTGCGCGACACCGAGGTCCAGCGGGTCGTGGCCGAGGTGGCGCACGCGTGGTACGCCCCCGACCTGGAGGTCGAGCTGCTCCGGGAGGCGCTCGCCGGGGTGGTCGGCAGCGGCGCGGTGCCGCACCGGCATACCGGGACCCGGGCCGACCTCGCCGCGCTCAAGGACATGACGAGCCGCCTCATCGGGCACTTCGTGCACACGGTCGAGCTGGCCACCCGGGAGCGCTACGGCCCGGGCGTGCTCACCCGCTACGCCGCCGATCTCGTGGTGCCCGACCGGGTCCGGGCGCAGGCCTCGGCGCTCAAGGCGGTGGCGGCCCACTTCGTCATGCTCAGCGAGGAGCGCCGGATGGTCATGGACACCGAGCGGGAGGTCCTCACCACCCTGGTGGAGCGCTACCGGGCCGACCCCGGGCTGCTCGACCCGGTGCACCGGGAGGCGTGGGACGACGCGGCCGGACGAGGGGACGACCCCGCACTGCTGCGGGCGGTCGTCGACCAGGTCGCCTCCCTGTCCGACGCCCGCGCCCTCGCGGTCCTCGGCCGGACCGCCCCCGGGGGCCCGGCATGA
- a CDS encoding DUF2277 domain-containing protein codes for MCRNIRPLFNFEPPATREEVEAAALQYVRKVAGAPRPSQANERAYAVAVAAVAEATQQLLDALVTTAPPKDREVEADKARARARARYA; via the coding sequence ATGTGCCGCAACATCCGCCCGCTCTTCAACTTCGAGCCCCCCGCCACCCGCGAGGAGGTCGAGGCGGCCGCGCTCCAGTACGTCCGCAAGGTGGCCGGCGCGCCCCGGCCCTCCCAGGCCAACGAGCGGGCGTACGCCGTGGCGGTCGCCGCCGTCGCGGAGGCGACCCAGCAGCTGCTCGACGCCCTGGTGACCACCGCCCCGCCCAAGGACCGGGAGGTCGAGGCGGACAAGGCCCGCGCCCGGGCCCGGGCGAGGTACGCCTGA
- the dusB gene encoding tRNA dihydrouridine synthase DusB, whose protein sequence is MSLTATAPARAPHTSSSPVSGPVLPPLQIGPHTIDSPVVLAPMAGITNRAFRQLCREYGAEGVAAAAGRPGASGATSLYVSEMITSRALVERTPVSMKLIEHGPGEDPRSVQLYGVDPVTVGAAVRMLRDEDRADHIDLNFGCPVPKVTRKGGGSALPWKTDLFRGIVRAAVQNAAPAQIPVTVKMRVGIDADHETFLDAGRIAEEEGAAAVALHARTASQAYSGQADWSRIAELKRAVTTIPVLGNGDIWSAEDALRMVEETGCDGVVVGRGCLGRPWLFTDLAAAFAGSRVRVEPTLEEVCRVLRRHAELLVDFHRDEARGCRDIRKHIAWYTKGFRVGGQLRHQLALVDTLDDLDRLIDTLDLDQPWPRAGADGQRGRAGSSRVVALPDRWLDSRELDEEQRASIAQAELDVDGG, encoded by the coding sequence ATGTCCCTGACCGCCACCGCTCCCGCCCGTGCACCGCATACCTCCTCCTCGCCTGTCTCGGGGCCCGTCCTGCCGCCCCTGCAGATCGGCCCGCACACCATCGACTCCCCGGTCGTGCTCGCCCCCATGGCCGGCATCACCAACCGGGCGTTCCGGCAGCTGTGCCGGGAGTACGGCGCCGAGGGCGTCGCCGCCGCGGCGGGTCGACCGGGAGCCAGCGGGGCGACCTCGCTCTACGTGAGCGAGATGATCACCTCCCGCGCGCTGGTCGAGCGCACACCGGTGTCGATGAAGCTCATCGAGCACGGACCGGGCGAGGACCCTCGGTCGGTGCAGCTCTACGGGGTGGACCCCGTGACCGTGGGCGCGGCCGTGCGCATGCTGCGCGACGAGGACCGCGCGGACCACATCGACCTGAACTTCGGCTGCCCCGTGCCCAAGGTCACCCGCAAGGGCGGGGGCTCGGCACTGCCCTGGAAGACCGACCTGTTCCGGGGGATCGTCCGTGCCGCGGTGCAGAACGCCGCCCCGGCACAGATCCCCGTCACGGTCAAGATGCGGGTCGGGATCGACGCCGACCACGAGACCTTCCTCGACGCCGGCCGGATCGCGGAGGAGGAGGGCGCCGCCGCCGTGGCGCTGCACGCCCGCACCGCCTCCCAGGCCTACTCCGGCCAGGCCGACTGGTCCCGCATCGCCGAGCTGAAGCGAGCCGTCACGACCATCCCCGTCCTGGGCAACGGGGACATCTGGTCGGCGGAGGACGCGCTGCGGATGGTGGAGGAGACCGGGTGCGACGGCGTGGTCGTCGGCCGGGGCTGCCTGGGCCGTCCCTGGCTGTTCACCGACCTGGCGGCCGCCTTCGCCGGCTCCAGGGTGCGGGTGGAGCCGACGCTGGAGGAGGTGTGCCGGGTCCTGCGCAGGCACGCGGAGCTCCTCGTCGACTTCCACCGCGACGAGGCCAGGGGCTGCCGGGATATCCGCAAGCACATCGCCTGGTACACCAAGGGCTTCCGGGTCGGCGGCCAGCTGCGCCACCAGCTGGCCCTCGTCGACACCCTCGACGACCTCGACCGTCTGATCGACACCCTCGACCTGGACCAGCCCTGGCCCCGCGCCGGCGCCGACGGTCAGCGCGGGCGCGCCGGCTCCTCCCGCGTCGTCGCCCTCCCCGACCGTTGGCTCGACTCGCGCGAGCTCGACGAGGAGCAGCGAGCCAGCATCGCGCAGGCCGAGCTGGACGTCGACGGGGGCTGA
- a CDS encoding LysE/ArgO family amino acid transporter: protein MSFPAVLLAGFLTGLGLIVAIGAQNAYLLRQGLRRAAVAPLVVLCTVADALLAALAVLGIGALVTAWPGFLDVARWGGGLFVLGYGLHAAWRALHPGDVLVAEGAAVGSVRRSLATMAALTFLNPHVYLDITLVGSIANTHGPEGRWWFYAGMVTASAVWFSSLGFGARRLAPLFARPRAWQVLDAGIAVVMGAIGLGLLLGG, encoded by the coding sequence ATGTCCTTCCCCGCCGTGCTGCTCGCCGGCTTCCTCACGGGCCTCGGCCTCATCGTCGCCATCGGGGCGCAGAACGCCTACCTGCTGCGGCAGGGGCTGCGCCGCGCCGCGGTGGCCCCGCTCGTCGTCCTCTGCACCGTGGCCGACGCGCTCCTGGCCGCGCTGGCGGTGCTCGGGATCGGGGCGCTCGTGACCGCCTGGCCAGGGTTCCTCGACGTGGCGCGCTGGGGCGGTGGGTTGTTCGTCCTCGGCTACGGACTGCACGCCGCCTGGCGGGCGCTGCACCCCGGCGACGTGCTGGTCGCCGAGGGTGCGGCCGTCGGGTCGGTCCGGCGCTCGCTGGCCACCATGGCCGCCCTGACCTTCCTCAACCCGCACGTCTACCTCGACATCACGCTGGTCGGCAGCATCGCCAACACCCACGGCCCCGAGGGTCGCTGGTGGTTCTACGCCGGCATGGTGACCGCGAGCGCCGTGTGGTTCAGCTCGCTGGGCTTCGGCGCCCGCCGCCTCGCGCCCCTCTTCGCCCGGCCCCGGGCGTGGCAGGTGCTCGACGCCGGCATCGCGGTGGTCATGGGAGCCATCGGGCTCGGGCTCCTCCTCGGGGGGTGA
- a CDS encoding alpha/beta hydrolase has translation MKVTTHRVGEHEAVLTAYVQDPSEELPDVRRRPGVLVLPGGGYLLTSDREAEPVALAYLAAGFNAFVLRYAVGPDVPVARSRADGRAALRWLRRHTDEVALAPEQLAVAGFSAGGHLAVSLAAGQDDPPDALVLGYPVVLEELGALLGKQIGDVLGELDARTPPTFVFHTVPDEVVPVRHSLELLAALDRHGVPFEAHLYPEGVHGLSLARRHTAGGRPEMVEPVVGGWMEDSVRFLRRAFGVD, from the coding sequence ATGAAGGTCACGACGCACCGGGTGGGCGAGCACGAGGCCGTCCTGACCGCCTACGTCCAGGACCCCAGCGAGGAGCTGCCGGACGTCCGGCGCCGCCCGGGTGTCCTCGTGCTCCCCGGCGGGGGCTATCTGCTGACCTCGGACCGGGAGGCGGAGCCGGTGGCGCTGGCCTACCTCGCCGCCGGCTTCAACGCCTTCGTGCTCCGGTATGCCGTGGGGCCGGACGTCCCGGTCGCGCGCTCCCGCGCCGACGGACGGGCCGCGCTGCGCTGGTTGCGTCGGCACACGGACGAGGTGGCCCTGGCCCCGGAGCAGCTGGCCGTCGCGGGCTTCTCGGCCGGCGGGCACCTGGCGGTCAGCCTCGCGGCCGGGCAGGACGACCCTCCGGACGCCCTCGTCCTGGGCTACCCGGTCGTCCTGGAGGAGCTGGGGGCCCTCCTGGGCAAGCAGATCGGCGACGTGTTGGGCGAGCTGGACGCACGGACGCCGCCGACCTTCGTCTTCCACACCGTGCCCGACGAGGTCGTGCCCGTGCGCCACTCGCTGGAGCTGCTCGCCGCCCTGGACCGGCACGGTGTCCCCTTCGAGGCACACCTCTACCCCGAGGGCGTGCACGGGCTGAGCCTCGCCCGGCGGCACACGGCCGGCGGGCGGCCCGAGATGGTCGAGCCGGTGGTGGGGGGCTGGATGGAGGACTCCGTCCGGTTCCTGAGGCGCGCCTTCGGCGTGGACTGA
- a CDS encoding AMIN-like domain-containing (lipo)protein has translation MRRGLVPGGARPHLGGAFDGSASLATDDQGCPEAAQVAEDFWLEVLPEGGTIHLLGGHWLLLSVDVGEHEAAGPSLVEETTDPDEGTTGPATPTDEPPTGPTTEPSTAPTAEPSAPPTTDPGPTAPSTPAAPVPPPAVPDPPTSTGSDEVLAGFTAPDVVVTSPGWPGSGGDLLAPTVRAGLNDGFDRVVLDLTGTTTPTWLARYTEEPVRDGSGLPMLIAGDSVLELVVTGMAYPEPGDPVYDDGDFGLDTHRLDGVYEVIRTTPFEGQLQLFVGLEDGPRPYRVFLLQEPLRLVVDVQHAG, from the coding sequence GTGCGGCGGGGGCTGGTTCCAGGAGGAGCTCGACCTCACCTCGGCGGGGCCTTCGACGGGAGCGCGTCGCTGGCGACCGACGACCAGGGCTGCCCGGAGGCGGCCCAGGTCGCCGAGGACTTCTGGCTCGAGGTCCTGCCCGAGGGCGGGACGATCCACCTGCTGGGCGGGCACTGGCTGCTGCTGTCGGTCGACGTCGGGGAGCACGAGGCGGCCGGTCCGTCCCTCGTGGAGGAGACCACCGACCCGGACGAGGGCACGACGGGTCCGGCGACGCCGACCGACGAGCCGCCGACGGGGCCGACCACCGAGCCGTCCACCGCGCCCACCGCCGAGCCGTCGGCCCCTCCCACCACCGACCCCGGCCCGACCGCCCCGAGCACCCCCGCAGCACCCGTGCCACCGCCGGCGGTGCCCGACCCACCCACCAGCACCGGCTCCGACGAGGTCCTGGCCGGGTTCACGGCACCGGACGTGGTGGTCACGAGCCCCGGGTGGCCAGGCTCAGGGGGTGACCTGCTCGCGCCCACCGTCCGGGCCGGTCTGAACGACGGGTTCGACCGTGTGGTGCTCGACCTCACCGGCACCACGACTCCCACCTGGCTGGCGCGGTACACCGAGGAGCCGGTGCGGGACGGCTCCGGCCTGCCGATGCTGATCGCCGGGGACTCGGTGCTCGAGCTGGTGGTGACGGGCATGGCCTACCCCGAGCCGGGTGACCCGGTCTACGACGACGGCGACTTCGGCCTGGACACCCACCGGCTCGACGGCGTCTACGAGGTGATCCGGACCACGCCGTTCGAGGGCCAGCTGCAGCTCTTCGTCGGGCTGGAGGACGGCCCACGGCCCTACCGCGTCTTCCTGCTCCAGGAGCCCCTGCGCCTGGTGGTCGACGTCCAGCACGCCGGGTGA
- a CDS encoding sulfurtransferase: protein MDVLLSPADLQALLSGPEAGRPTLVDVRWTLGAGPEVNRSAYLEAHLPGATFLDLETALSGPVRDDGVGGRHPMPSLEAVETALRAAGVGQDRPVVFYDGSVGLGAARAWWVASYYGVEAAVLDGGLDAWSRAGLPVRGGEVSAEPGDVRLVPGGRELLDADGLAAHLAAGHQVLDARPADRFHGRHETIDPVAGHVPGALSLPALSLVDDGRLVDSETVVTRLTEAGGRTDTPAAVYCGSGVQAAHLALALEARGVGPRPAVYVGSWSDWISDPTRPVAAD from the coding sequence ATGGACGTCCTGCTCTCCCCCGCCGACCTCCAGGCCCTGCTGTCGGGGCCGGAGGCGGGGCGGCCGACGCTGGTCGACGTGCGGTGGACCCTCGGCGCGGGCCCGGAGGTGAACCGCTCCGCCTACCTGGAGGCCCACCTCCCGGGCGCGACCTTCCTGGACCTGGAGACCGCGCTCTCGGGCCCGGTCCGCGACGACGGCGTGGGCGGTCGGCACCCGATGCCGTCGCTGGAGGCTGTCGAGACGGCGCTGCGGGCCGCGGGGGTCGGCCAGGACCGTCCTGTCGTCTTCTACGACGGGTCCGTGGGGCTGGGAGCGGCGCGGGCGTGGTGGGTGGCGAGCTACTACGGCGTCGAGGCGGCCGTGCTGGACGGCGGTCTGGACGCCTGGTCGCGGGCCGGCCTGCCGGTCCGCGGCGGCGAGGTCAGCGCCGAGCCGGGCGACGTGCGGCTCGTCCCCGGCGGTCGCGAGCTGCTCGACGCCGACGGGCTGGCCGCCCATCTCGCGGCGGGGCACCAGGTGCTCGACGCGCGGCCGGCCGACCGCTTCCACGGGCGGCACGAGACGATCGACCCCGTCGCCGGCCACGTCCCGGGGGCACTCTCCCTGCCGGCTCTCTCCCTCGTCGACGACGGCCGCCTGGTCGACAGCGAGACCGTGGTCACCCGGCTCACGGAGGCCGGTGGGCGGACCGACACCCCCGCCGCCGTCTACTGCGGGTCCGGTGTGCAGGCGGCGCACCTAGCGCTCGCCCTGGAGGCGCGGGGTGTCGGCCCGCGGCCGGCGGTCTACGTCGGCAGCTGGAGCGACTGGATCAGCGACCCCACGCGGCCGGTGGCCGCGGACTGA
- a CDS encoding LysR family transcriptional regulator ArgP translates to MTIDPVALATLAAVVREGTFERAAARLHVTPSAVSQRVKALETGIGQVVVSRTKPVTPTAAGEVLLRLAHHWDLLVHEALGELVPQEGQVGRPLVPVVVNADSLATWILPALARAQDELGISLDVIREDEQHASALVRSGAALAAVTSDPTPVAGCRLTTLGSLRYVAACTPAFKRRWLPDGARAADLDRAPLVRFDRKDLLQHRAARRWVRRDIDPPTTFVPSSREFAEAVRLGVGWAMVPVAWAEQGLGDGTLVTVARRPHLSVDLHWLAWKLPSRVLAGLGRCVSEEAGRALSRA, encoded by the coding sequence ATGACGATCGATCCTGTCGCGCTCGCCACGCTGGCTGCGGTGGTCCGCGAGGGCACCTTCGAGCGGGCAGCGGCCCGGCTGCACGTCACCCCGTCCGCGGTGAGCCAGCGGGTCAAGGCTCTGGAGACCGGCATCGGGCAGGTCGTGGTGAGCCGGACCAAGCCGGTGACCCCGACGGCAGCGGGGGAGGTGCTGCTGCGCCTCGCGCATCACTGGGATCTGCTGGTGCACGAGGCGCTGGGGGAGCTGGTGCCGCAGGAGGGGCAGGTCGGGCGGCCCCTGGTGCCGGTCGTCGTCAACGCGGACTCGCTGGCCACGTGGATCCTGCCGGCCCTCGCCCGCGCCCAGGACGAGCTCGGGATCAGCCTCGACGTCATCCGCGAGGACGAGCAGCACGCCTCGGCGCTGGTCCGGTCCGGGGCGGCGCTCGCGGCGGTCACCTCCGACCCGACCCCGGTGGCGGGGTGCAGGCTCACCACGCTCGGATCGCTGCGGTATGTCGCGGCGTGCACCCCCGCCTTCAAGCGACGGTGGCTACCGGACGGTGCTCGGGCAGCCGACCTCGACCGCGCGCCCCTGGTGCGCTTCGACCGCAAGGACCTGCTGCAGCATCGCGCGGCCCGGCGGTGGGTGCGCCGCGACATCGACCCGCCGACGACGTTCGTGCCCTCGAGCCGGGAGTTCGCCGAGGCGGTGCGGCTCGGGGTGGGCTGGGCCATGGTGCCGGTCGCCTGGGCGGAGCAGGGCCTCGGTGACGGCACGCTCGTGACGGTCGCCCGCCGACCGCACCTGTCCGTCGACCTGCACTGGTTGGCGTGGAAGCTGCCATCCCGCGTCCTGGCGGGGCTGGGACGGTGCGTGAGCGAGGAGGCCGGGCGAGCCCTGTCCAGGGCCTGA
- a CDS encoding SigE family RNA polymerase sigma factor: protein MTTTDPAYTEFVLSRQGRLRRAAYLMCGDADQAEDLLQEALIALADRWEKVEHPDAFVRTVIYRQRVSWWRRNRRELTVDHLPERGQDDGADRRAREAEVHDVLRALPPRQRAALVLRYFEDLTEAQAAEVMGVAVGTVKSLSHQAIARMRTELAAHAAVEAEEEGRR, encoded by the coding sequence GTGACGACGACCGACCCTGCCTACACCGAGTTCGTGCTGTCCCGGCAGGGTCGCCTCCGTCGCGCGGCATACCTCATGTGTGGAGACGCCGACCAGGCCGAGGACCTCCTCCAGGAGGCCCTCATCGCCCTCGCCGACCGGTGGGAGAAGGTGGAGCACCCGGACGCCTTCGTGCGCACGGTGATCTACCGGCAGCGGGTGTCGTGGTGGCGCCGCAACCGGCGAGAGCTCACGGTGGACCACCTGCCGGAGAGGGGGCAGGACGACGGGGCGGACCGACGGGCGAGGGAGGCGGAGGTGCACGACGTGCTGCGGGCCCTGCCGCCCCGGCAGCGGGCCGCGCTCGTGCTCCGCTACTTCGAGGACCTAACCGAGGCGCAGGCGGCCGAGGTCATGGGCGTGGCCGTCGGCACCGTCAAGAGCCTGTCCCACCAGGCGATCGCCCGGATGCGCACGGAGCTGGCGGCGCACGCCGCCGTCGAGGCCGAGGAGGAGGGTCGTCGATGA